A single genomic interval of Brevibacillus brevis harbors:
- a CDS encoding GMC family oxidoreductase, producing MAKKLPKVDVVIVGVGWGGGIIASELTKQGLTVVGLERGKERKTEDYFMVHDELRYALRYEMMQDLSKETITFRSRMNVRALPMRSYGSFLLGTGLGGSGVHWNGQTFRFLPYDFEIRSKTIERYGAKKIPEGMTIQDWGITYDQLEPYFDKFEKMAGIAGEENPLGGKRSSPYPIPPMRTTPSMKMFADAAKKKNLHPYILPSANLSQAYTNPDGVARAACQYCGFCERFGCEYGAKADPVVTVIPVAKKTGKFEIRTHSHVRRILHTGNKATGVLYTDVTTGEEFEQPADIVVMTSYVFNNTRILLMSKLGKPYDPATGKGVIGKNYAYQVMRGGAVGFFDDKEFNNYAGAGSLGMCLDDYNGDNFDHADLKFIHGANIAVTQTGFRPIGTNKVPPGTPSWGKDFKAASIKYTNRFISVGAQGASMPFRQHFLDLDPTYKDAFGDPLIRITYDFVDQDRELAAFCADKCAEIVKEMGANEKLEINRKLGPYDITPYQSTHNTGGVIMGASPDTSAVNNYLQMWDAENVFVVGASAFAHNSGYNPTGTMGALSYRAAEGILKYRKSAGGMLV from the coding sequence ATGGCCAAAAAGTTGCCCAAGGTTGACGTTGTGATCGTGGGGGTGGGCTGGGGTGGAGGCATTATTGCTTCCGAGCTGACCAAGCAAGGTCTGACGGTAGTGGGTCTGGAGCGTGGCAAGGAGCGCAAAACCGAAGACTACTTCATGGTACACGACGAATTGCGCTATGCCCTTCGTTACGAGATGATGCAAGATTTGTCCAAGGAAACGATTACGTTCCGCAGTAGAATGAACGTTCGCGCGCTTCCCATGCGGTCATACGGTTCCTTTTTGCTCGGGACAGGACTCGGGGGATCTGGTGTCCACTGGAACGGACAGACTTTCCGCTTCCTGCCGTATGATTTCGAAATCCGCTCCAAGACGATTGAACGGTATGGGGCAAAGAAAATTCCAGAGGGGATGACGATCCAGGATTGGGGCATTACTTACGATCAACTGGAGCCGTACTTCGATAAGTTTGAAAAAATGGCGGGAATCGCAGGCGAAGAGAATCCGTTGGGGGGGAAACGCTCCAGTCCGTATCCGATACCTCCGATGCGTACTACACCGAGCATGAAAATGTTTGCGGATGCGGCGAAAAAGAAAAACCTGCATCCATACATTCTGCCATCCGCAAATCTTTCGCAAGCGTATACCAATCCAGACGGTGTGGCACGGGCAGCTTGCCAGTACTGTGGCTTCTGTGAAAGGTTTGGTTGCGAGTACGGAGCAAAAGCCGATCCAGTGGTGACGGTGATCCCGGTGGCTAAAAAGACAGGGAAGTTTGAAATTCGCACGCATTCCCATGTCCGCAGAATTTTACATACAGGGAACAAGGCGACAGGTGTCTTGTATACAGACGTCACGACAGGGGAGGAATTCGAACAGCCCGCCGATATTGTGGTGATGACCAGCTATGTATTCAACAACACGCGAATCCTGCTCATGTCCAAGCTGGGGAAACCGTATGATCCAGCTACCGGAAAAGGCGTGATCGGTAAAAACTACGCTTACCAGGTCATGAGAGGAGGCGCGGTGGGCTTCTTCGATGATAAGGAGTTTAACAATTATGCAGGCGCAGGATCGTTGGGAATGTGTTTGGATGACTACAACGGTGATAACTTCGATCACGCCGATTTGAAATTTATCCATGGCGCGAATATCGCTGTCACACAAACCGGATTCCGACCAATCGGCACGAACAAGGTACCGCCGGGAACGCCTAGCTGGGGTAAGGATTTCAAGGCTGCCTCGATCAAATACACGAATCGATTCATATCCGTAGGTGCCCAAGGAGCTTCCATGCCATTCCGACAGCACTTCCTTGATCTGGACCCGACGTACAAGGACGCATTTGGTGATCCGTTGATACGCATTACGTATGATTTCGTCGATCAGGACAGGGAGCTGGCGGCTTTTTGTGCAGATAAGTGCGCGGAAATTGTCAAAGAAATGGGTGCGAACGAGAAGCTCGAAATCAATCGAAAGCTCGGACCTTACGATATCACACCATACCAATCGACGCACAATACAGGCGGCGTCATCATGGGTGCTTCACCTGACACTTCGGCAGTAAACAACTACTTGCAGATGTGGGATGCGGAAAACGTATTTGTCGTCGGGGCTTCTGCCTTTGCGCATAATAGTGGCTACAATCCGACAGGAACGATGGGTGCTCTCTCCTATCGAGCGGCAGAAGGTATTTTGAAATACAGGAAAAGCGCGGGTGGCATGCTCGTATAA
- a CDS encoding gluconate 2-dehydrogenase subunit 3 family protein: MADSNNVKEQPVSRRNFLKNSGLVLGSLVVGGVAGSLLRKPEPPAQPAAPPPAADYNQALMFFTPEQFKVVDAACERIYPEDELGPGAKALGAAYFIDHQLAGDWGFNAREYMQAPFFPGEITQGYQGRLKRREIFEIGLQEMNNHSNSTHGKRFYELPPEQQDAVLKAFETDEVKLTTISASTFFNMLRASTIEGVYADPLYGGNKNMDGWKMKNFPGNQMAYTQLIDKPEFVKMAPLSLRDHQH; encoded by the coding sequence TTGGCAGATTCAAACAACGTGAAGGAGCAGCCAGTATCCCGAAGGAACTTCTTGAAAAACTCTGGCCTGGTGCTCGGTAGCTTGGTCGTGGGTGGCGTGGCAGGGAGCTTGCTCCGCAAACCGGAACCCCCGGCGCAGCCAGCAGCACCGCCCCCTGCGGCCGATTACAATCAGGCGCTCATGTTTTTTACGCCTGAGCAATTCAAGGTGGTGGATGCCGCCTGTGAGCGTATTTATCCTGAGGATGAGCTGGGTCCAGGCGCGAAGGCACTCGGTGCAGCTTATTTCATTGACCACCAGCTAGCGGGTGATTGGGGCTTTAATGCTCGAGAATACATGCAAGCGCCCTTTTTTCCGGGTGAGATTACACAGGGCTATCAAGGCAGGTTGAAGCGCAGGGAAATATTCGAAATCGGCCTTCAAGAGATGAACAACCACAGTAACAGTACCCACGGAAAACGGTTTTATGAACTCCCGCCGGAACAACAGGACGCTGTTTTAAAGGCTTTTGAAACCGATGAAGTAAAATTGACGACCATTTCGGCGAGCACTTTTTTCAATATGCTGCGGGCCAGTACGATCGAAGGCGTATATGCAGACCCTCTGTACGGGGGCAATAAAAATATGGATGGCTGGAAAATGAAGAATTTCCCAGGGAATCAGATGGCGTATACACAACTGATCGATAAGCCTGAGTTTGTGAAGATGGCTCCCTTAAGCTTACGGGATCATCAACATTGA
- a CDS encoding antibiotic biosynthesis monooxygenase family protein gives MMMEIKTYVVQEGHSDKIVQGFSEPGAVEKAPGFVDLSVLVQKPRKGEEEVVVMIRWESKEAWKQWELSDVHLEGHRQAREEETPEWYISGKTGHYELKAKKDPQPS, from the coding sequence ATGATGATGGAGATAAAAACATACGTCGTCCAGGAAGGTCATTCTGACAAAATCGTACAAGGCTTTAGCGAGCCTGGTGCTGTTGAGAAGGCTCCTGGCTTTGTAGATTTGAGCGTGCTGGTACAGAAGCCACGCAAAGGTGAAGAAGAAGTGGTCGTCATGATCCGCTGGGAATCAAAAGAGGCGTGGAAGCAGTGGGAACTGAGTGACGTTCATCTGGAAGGTCACCGCCAAGCACGTGAAGAAGAAACCCCTGAGTGGTACATTAGCGGCAAAACTGGCCATTACGAGCTGAAAGCGAAAAAAGATCCGCAGCCTTCGTAA
- a CDS encoding trans-sulfuration enzyme family protein: MTTNKWKMDTSIIHTAQTPCQKTGAVVSAVVPAVAYAFPDADSAAACVAGEREGTYYGRYGNPTITTLEQKIAALENGEAALGVSSGMAAISGALLAFLKQGDHVVCTRDVYGGSYKFLTTMAPRYGIATDFVDCTDLQAVERAFLPNTKVLYIETPSNPCLTVLDISALSRLAHVHGIVVIVDNTFLTPYLQRPLELGADVVVHSATKYLNGHGDVIAGFIVGKQEHIQFMRKNVMGDLGQNLNAWDAFLILRGLKTLGLRVRQHGKNAQAVAEFLVQHPAISHVYYPGLPSHPQHELAKRQMAGMGGIVSFEVKGGYEAAKSFINALHLAMISFSLGDPETLVQHPASMTHSSIPASERIKFNITDGLIRLSTGLEDVEDIIADLEQALASLPMAAASRG, from the coding sequence ATGACGACAAACAAGTGGAAGATGGACACCTCTATTATTCATACCGCACAAACACCTTGCCAAAAGACGGGAGCAGTCGTATCCGCAGTGGTGCCCGCTGTGGCCTACGCGTTTCCAGATGCAGACTCCGCAGCGGCGTGTGTGGCTGGCGAGAGGGAAGGAACGTATTACGGAAGATACGGCAACCCTACCATCACCACTTTGGAGCAAAAAATCGCAGCATTGGAAAATGGCGAAGCTGCATTAGGCGTAAGCAGTGGGATGGCAGCCATTTCGGGAGCTTTGCTCGCCTTTTTGAAGCAGGGTGATCATGTGGTGTGTACGCGGGATGTGTACGGGGGGAGCTATAAATTTCTTACGACGATGGCTCCGCGATATGGTATTGCGACGGACTTCGTCGATTGCACGGATTTGCAGGCAGTCGAGAGAGCTTTTTTGCCAAACACAAAAGTCCTGTACATCGAAACACCCTCGAACCCGTGCCTGACTGTTTTAGATATCTCGGCGTTGTCACGTTTGGCGCATGTACATGGCATTGTGGTAATCGTCGACAACACCTTCTTAACGCCGTATTTGCAGCGACCGCTTGAGCTAGGGGCGGATGTCGTCGTGCATAGCGCCACCAAATATTTGAACGGACATGGCGATGTCATCGCGGGCTTCATCGTCGGGAAGCAGGAACATATCCAATTCATGCGCAAAAACGTCATGGGAGACTTGGGGCAAAATTTGAATGCTTGGGATGCTTTCTTGATCTTGCGTGGGCTGAAAACACTCGGCTTGCGTGTCAGGCAGCATGGGAAAAACGCGCAGGCAGTGGCGGAGTTTTTGGTGCAGCACCCTGCAATCTCGCACGTTTACTACCCTGGTCTGCCTTCGCATCCACAGCATGAGCTGGCCAAACGGCAAATGGCTGGAATGGGCGGGATCGTTTCCTTTGAAGTAAAGGGCGGCTACGAGGCAGCCAAATCTTTCATTAACGCACTGCACTTGGCTATGATATCGTTTAGTTTAGGAGATCCCGAGACACTGGTACAGCATCCTGCCTCAATGACGCATTCCTCGATCCCTGCCTCTGAGCGGATCAAGTTCAACATAACGGACGGTCTGATTCGCTTATCGACGGGCCTGGAGGATGTGGAGGATATCATCGCGGATTTGGAGCAGGCATTAGCTAGTCTGCCAATGGCGGCAGCGTCCAGGGGATAA
- a CDS encoding thiamine diphosphokinase has product MNPTRILLFAGGNLDNWAIQEIRENDWLVGVDRGALFLVRNGLVPRLSIGDFDSVSSEEMAEIERHSMHISSCDPVMKDLTDTEMALTWAIEQQPEEIVLLGVLGSRFDHMLANVHLLNKALQTGTNCRILDETNEIRLIDRHCTIKQDHFDHISLLPFTPEVTGITLTGFLYPLKDATLRIGDTLGISNLLTEQTGTITIQTGKLLVVKSKD; this is encoded by the coding sequence ATGAATCCTACACGCATCCTACTATTCGCTGGAGGCAATCTGGACAACTGGGCGATCCAAGAGATTCGCGAAAATGATTGGCTCGTCGGCGTTGACAGAGGTGCCTTGTTCCTCGTTCGCAACGGTCTTGTACCAAGATTGTCGATCGGTGACTTTGATTCTGTCAGCTCCGAGGAAATGGCAGAAATTGAACGCCACAGTATGCACATCTCCTCTTGCGATCCCGTTATGAAAGATTTAACCGATACAGAGATGGCCCTTACTTGGGCAATCGAGCAACAGCCCGAGGAAATTGTGCTGCTCGGCGTGCTCGGCTCTCGTTTTGACCATATGCTGGCAAACGTACACTTGCTGAACAAAGCGTTGCAGACAGGTACCAACTGCCGCATCCTTGATGAGACCAATGAAATCCGTCTGATTGACCGCCATTGTACGATAAAGCAGGATCATTTTGATCATATCTCCCTGCTACCTTTTACACCGGAAGTCACAGGGATTACCTTAACCGGATTCCTTTATCCGTTGAAGGACGCTACCCTGCGGATCGGCGACACGCTTGGCATCAGCAATCTGCTAACGGAACAGACTGGAACGATCACGATTCAAACGGGCAAGCTGCTCGTTGTCAAAAGCAAAGACTAA
- a CDS encoding arylamine N-acetyltransferase → MSTLPNWASLYLQRLQLDRKSPSLSYLSQLCRAHLQIFPYENVSKLLFFRDGKHVAPTPEEYVHNATHYHFGGTCYTNNHSFLALLRTLGFFGHLILPGGGHTAILIDGPNTGDTPVYVDTGATAPIFEPIHFLEEGNHTRHFGTVSMELTKSPDHPEHYRFTRYENGKVAIPPWDFHPNERKELSDLSEVIRSSFLPDAFFLNRLHIHRFQLEQDRFVALKNNTLHIGYSDGTDQITPLHTVSDIKAAVADEMQLPLLPVREAIEILLERGIDIFAAPKKEEAPLENEALDRPTIC, encoded by the coding sequence ATGTCTACCTTACCGAACTGGGCGAGTTTATACCTTCAACGTCTACAGCTAGATCGTAAGTCCCCTAGTCTCTCTTATCTCAGCCAGCTCTGTCGTGCGCATCTGCAGATCTTCCCTTATGAAAATGTAAGCAAACTGCTCTTCTTCCGTGACGGAAAACATGTAGCACCAACCCCTGAGGAATATGTGCACAATGCGACCCACTATCATTTCGGCGGCACATGCTATACCAACAATCACAGCTTTCTCGCGCTGCTTCGCACCCTTGGCTTCTTTGGACACCTCATCTTGCCGGGCGGTGGGCATACTGCCATCCTGATCGATGGTCCAAACACAGGAGATACACCCGTCTATGTGGATACAGGGGCTACCGCGCCTATCTTTGAGCCGATTCATTTTCTGGAAGAGGGGAACCATACCAGGCATTTTGGCACTGTTTCGATGGAATTGACCAAAAGTCCCGATCATCCTGAACACTATCGCTTTACGCGGTATGAAAACGGAAAAGTGGCAATTCCTCCATGGGATTTTCATCCGAACGAACGAAAAGAACTGTCCGACTTGTCGGAAGTCATCCGCTCCTCTTTTTTACCAGACGCCTTCTTTTTGAATCGACTTCACATACATCGTTTTCAACTGGAGCAAGATCGCTTCGTAGCCCTCAAAAACAACACTCTCCACATCGGTTATTCTGATGGCACCGACCAGATCACACCCCTCCACACTGTTTCTGATATAAAAGCTGCCGTAGCCGATGAAATGCAATTGCCACTTCTCCCTGTTCGCGAGGCGATAGAAATCCTCCTCGAACGTGGTATTGATATTTTCGCTGCTCCCAAAAAAGAAGAAGCCCCACTTGAAAATGAAGCTCTCGATCGTCCTACCATTTGCTAA
- a CDS encoding stalk domain-containing protein, with translation MKWDIKSFLGGIVVGSVLFSGIAIAAPAFPDAEEGMKTPFTYYFDGLPKSPNSDVQGIMYKNSVYVPIRFVAENLNKPVIYDARTKSIFIGKIPSAKMYSKMEAIELVKKKFAGKLSPTHVVEYAHDDEKGHYVIQVYQTVVNNFQSGDSYTSTYGWFVVNPNTGEIKSLL, from the coding sequence ATGAAATGGGACATAAAGTCATTTTTGGGGGGCATTGTTGTAGGTTCGGTGCTCTTTTCCGGAATTGCCATTGCAGCACCCGCTTTTCCAGACGCGGAAGAAGGAATGAAAACACCGTTCACCTACTACTTTGACGGGTTGCCAAAATCACCAAACAGCGACGTACAAGGCATCATGTACAAAAACTCTGTCTATGTACCTATCCGCTTCGTAGCAGAGAACCTGAACAAACCGGTCATTTACGACGCGAGAACCAAATCGATTTTCATCGGTAAAATTCCATCAGCAAAAATGTACTCCAAAATGGAAGCGATCGAGCTCGTGAAAAAGAAATTCGCTGGCAAACTCTCGCCGACACATGTAGTCGAGTACGCTCACGACGACGAAAAAGGTCACTATGTCATTCAGGTGTACCAAACAGTCGTAAACAACTTCCAATCTGGCGACAGCTACACCAGTACGTATGGCTGGTTCGTAGTGAACCCGAATACCGGGGAAATTAAGTCGTTGTTATAA
- a CDS encoding sigma-54 interaction domain-containing protein, whose amino-acid sequence MTEFSRIEEFIQSYADNISKVLGLDVTILDEQGIRVSGTGYYQDLIGLPAPEGSFFRMILQTGQPGMIFDMKKNESECGNCKFLQQCRELATIGFPVHKREKTVGVIGIIGFSPEQKEKMLHHSEKWMPFLQHTSSLIEHKLLELDAEREKSCNIQEEMPQASVHPVYFAQLIGAETGLRDVIVKAKKVTNSISTVLIRGESGTGKELLAKAIHCESARSRHPFVAVNCAAIPETLLESELFGYEGGAFTGSRREGKPGKFELAHKGTIFLDEVGDIPLSLQPKLLRVLQEKTVDRVGGVKTLGVDVRVIAATHRDLESMVREGTFREDLYYRLNVIPLRLKPLRERTEDIALYLQHFLYRYGTLLQKGRLELEAQLVQRLQTYEWPGNIRQLENAVEYMVNMAEGQVIGNEELPEYLLLEDEPTTAGSDLGLEKLVAEYERSILQRYLNAGKYGQDKAAIAHELQISLSTLYRKMEKYGLEKG is encoded by the coding sequence ATGACAGAGTTTTCCCGGATCGAGGAATTCATTCAATCGTACGCCGACAATATTTCCAAGGTACTGGGACTCGATGTCACCATCCTGGATGAACAAGGGATACGTGTGAGCGGAACCGGCTACTATCAGGATCTGATTGGATTGCCTGCGCCAGAGGGATCATTTTTCCGAATGATCCTGCAAACCGGACAGCCGGGAATGATTTTTGACATGAAAAAAAACGAGTCGGAGTGCGGCAATTGCAAGTTTTTGCAGCAATGCCGGGAGCTGGCGACGATTGGATTTCCGGTGCACAAACGGGAGAAGACGGTAGGGGTCATCGGAATAATCGGCTTTTCCCCCGAGCAAAAAGAAAAAATGCTGCACCATTCGGAAAAATGGATGCCGTTTTTGCAGCATACGAGCTCCTTGATTGAGCACAAGCTGCTAGAGCTGGATGCAGAGCGGGAGAAGAGCTGTAACATTCAAGAGGAAATGCCGCAGGCCTCGGTTCATCCGGTGTATTTCGCCCAATTGATTGGGGCAGAAACAGGCCTGCGCGATGTGATTGTCAAAGCGAAAAAAGTGACGAACAGCATTTCCACTGTTTTGATCCGGGGGGAGAGCGGTACGGGCAAGGAGCTGCTGGCAAAAGCCATTCACTGCGAGAGTGCGCGCAGCAGACATCCATTTGTGGCAGTCAATTGCGCGGCGATTCCCGAGACCTTGTTAGAAAGTGAGTTGTTCGGGTACGAAGGCGGTGCATTCACAGGCTCCAGACGCGAAGGGAAGCCGGGGAAATTTGAATTGGCCCACAAGGGGACGATTTTTCTGGATGAAGTCGGTGATATTCCGTTGTCCCTTCAGCCCAAGCTGCTGCGCGTCCTTCAAGAGAAAACGGTAGATCGGGTAGGCGGCGTAAAAACGCTGGGCGTCGATGTACGTGTCATTGCGGCTACACACAGAGATTTGGAGAGCATGGTCAGGGAAGGGACGTTTCGCGAGGATTTGTATTATCGACTCAACGTCATCCCCCTGCGGTTAAAGCCGTTGCGTGAACGCACGGAGGATATCGCGCTTTACTTGCAGCACTTCCTGTATCGGTACGGGACGTTGCTGCAAAAAGGCAGACTGGAGCTCGAAGCCCAACTTGTCCAACGACTACAAACGTACGAATGGCCGGGAAATATTCGTCAGCTGGAAAATGCCGTCGAGTATATGGTCAACATGGCGGAGGGGCAAGTCATCGGCAACGAGGAGCTTCCTGAGTATTTGCTGTTAGAGGATGAGCCGACGACAGCAGGCAGCGATTTGGGACTGGAAAAGCTGGTGGCAGAATACGAACGCTCCATTCTCCAGCGCTACTTGAACGCAGGCAAGTATGGCCAGGACAAAGCCGCGATTGCCCATGAGCTGCAAATCAGCTTGTCGACCTTGTACCGGAAGATGGAGAAATACGGTTTGGAAAAAGGATAG
- a CDS encoding GNAT family N-acetyltransferase, with protein sequence MITIKRMSDCTFAEVTKAWNRGFEGYFIEFTMTEEMLVQRLGGEGYVLSLSVVAFDGTEPIGVVASGMRTVAGKKVAWNGGTGVATEYRRQGVGKQLIEAALDLYREAGVEVATLEALSQNTKAIALYEQKGYDVVDRLLFLQQSGPLAENAFQTSVQAEYRVRRILAQEAAMLPFYVTDVPWQNYWLNLRDAQAVLVEDREGQAVGYAMYKCAVNEEGKVSGIVLRQCVAQPEHPDAPDILKTALAHVYGPLAHDCRRSTFNLRAADTLLVEILQAAGFGPSETEQVFMIKQMEAANTPVV encoded by the coding sequence ATGATTACCATCAAACGGATGAGCGACTGTACCTTTGCAGAAGTGACCAAAGCGTGGAACCGAGGCTTTGAAGGCTATTTTATCGAGTTTACGATGACAGAAGAAATGCTTGTCCAGCGACTGGGGGGCGAGGGATACGTGTTGTCCCTGTCTGTGGTTGCTTTTGACGGCACGGAGCCGATTGGCGTAGTGGCCAGCGGGATGAGGACAGTTGCAGGGAAAAAAGTCGCGTGGAATGGTGGTACGGGTGTCGCCACGGAATATCGCCGACAAGGAGTAGGGAAGCAACTGATTGAGGCAGCATTGGATTTGTACAGGGAGGCAGGGGTGGAGGTAGCTACCTTGGAAGCATTGAGCCAAAATACCAAAGCGATTGCCTTGTATGAGCAAAAAGGCTATGACGTCGTGGATCGTCTGTTGTTTTTGCAGCAGAGCGGACCGCTGGCAGAGAATGCCTTTCAGACAAGTGTGCAGGCTGAATATCGGGTTCGACGCATTTTGGCCCAGGAAGCCGCCATGCTGCCGTTTTACGTGACAGATGTCCCTTGGCAAAATTACTGGCTGAACCTGCGAGATGCGCAGGCCGTGCTCGTAGAAGACAGAGAGGGGCAGGCGGTCGGCTATGCGATGTACAAGTGTGCGGTAAATGAAGAAGGCAAAGTGAGTGGGATCGTGCTGCGTCAATGTGTAGCACAGCCAGAGCATCCTGATGCACCAGACATTTTGAAAACCGCACTCGCGCATGTGTATGGGCCGCTTGCACACGATTGCCGCCGGTCTACGTTTAATTTGCGTGCGGCTGATACCTTGCTTGTCGAAATACTGCAAGCGGCGGGATTCGGTCCTTCCGAGACGGAGCAGGTGTTTATGATCAAGCAGATGGAAGCCGCAAATACTCCTGTCGTCTAG
- a CDS encoding 2Fe-2S iron-sulfur cluster-binding protein, which translates to MRKQLTVGSLIPGRSDVQMSSPAPVPVHTHTSLKKTEMSPARPQSEQKLVQVKQHSQTMPVRYTPSETLLQAALAQDQPIAYKCQQGHCGKCHVQIVAGASLLAPPTGQEKAKLGEKLATGYRLACQSTFRSSIPTT; encoded by the coding sequence ATGCGCAAACAGCTTACGGTCGGCTCGCTCATTCCTGGACGATCTGACGTACAGATGTCGAGTCCAGCTCCCGTTCCCGTGCATACGCATACGTCGTTGAAAAAAACAGAAATGAGCCCGGCTCGCCCCCAATCAGAGCAAAAGCTCGTACAGGTGAAGCAACACTCACAAACGATGCCAGTCCGGTACACTCCCTCCGAAACACTATTACAAGCTGCGCTCGCGCAAGATCAACCCATCGCTTACAAATGCCAACAAGGGCATTGCGGCAAGTGCCATGTACAGATCGTAGCAGGTGCATCATTACTCGCCCCCCCAACCGGACAGGAAAAAGCAAAGCTGGGAGAAAAACTCGCTACAGGCTATCGCCTTGCTTGTCAGAGCACATTTCGCTCTTCGATTCCTACTACATAG
- a CDS encoding Fpg/Nei family DNA glycosylase, whose product MPELPEMETYRRLLQEKIGGGTITALHVQREKTINLPPAEFARLLQGNRLTLVDRRGKHLLFHLESGHVLLLHLMLGGFLYLGSAEDKLKRTAQVTLSFGERLLYFHGLRLGYLHLLTNVQIDERLAPLGPEPLDPLFTFTHFTELLADKRSVLKTALVNQHWLAGIGNCYADEICFHAAILPTRTIPTLSLEEQKRLYHSMQTVLKEAIRFGGYMQPLFSGDSLTGGFDERCQVYDRGGEPCPRCGQPIEKSELSSRKVFTCTNCQH is encoded by the coding sequence GTGCCAGAATTACCTGAGATGGAGACCTATCGCCGACTGCTACAGGAGAAAATCGGTGGCGGAACGATTACAGCCTTACACGTTCAGCGGGAAAAAACGATCAATCTACCGCCTGCGGAATTTGCTCGACTGCTCCAGGGCAATCGCCTGACACTTGTCGACCGACGCGGCAAGCATCTTCTTTTCCATCTGGAAAGTGGCCATGTCCTGCTGCTTCATCTGATGCTCGGCGGTTTTCTATACCTGGGCTCTGCGGAAGACAAGCTAAAGCGAACCGCCCAAGTGACTCTTTCCTTTGGAGAACGACTTTTATATTTTCACGGCCTCCGTTTGGGCTACCTGCACTTGCTCACCAACGTTCAGATCGACGAAAGACTGGCTCCTCTTGGGCCAGAACCATTGGACCCGCTGTTTACCTTTACCCACTTTACGGAGCTGCTCGCTGACAAGCGCAGCGTCCTCAAAACGGCATTAGTCAATCAGCATTGGCTGGCGGGTATCGGCAACTGCTATGCGGACGAAATCTGCTTTCATGCCGCCATCCTGCCTACCCGAACGATCCCGACACTTTCTCTCGAGGAACAAAAACGACTGTATCATTCCATGCAAACCGTGCTAAAAGAAGCGATTCGATTCGGCGGCTACATGCAGCCGCTCTTTTCTGGCGATTCCCTGACAGGTGGCTTCGATGAGCGCTGCCAAGTGTACGATCGCGGTGGTGAGCCTTGCCCGCGCTGTGGACAGCCTATCGAAAAGAGCGAGCTCTCCTCCCGCAAAGTATTCACCTGCACGAACTGCCAGCATTGA
- a CDS encoding uracil-DNA glycosylase, with amino-acid sequence MATILQNDWAPVLADEFEKPYYVKLRQTLKEEYQTQTIYPDMFHIFTALHLTEYQNAKVVILGQDPYHGPGQAHGLSFSVKPGIKPPPSLVNIYKELKSDVGFEIPQHGYLNHWAKQGVMMLNTVLTVRRGTPNSHKDIGWETFTDRIIHLLNDRETPLVFILWGKHAQEKAAFIDRNKHFVIASPHPSPFSANRGFFGSRPFSRTNEFLRSRGLQEIDWQLPMQVEEE; translated from the coding sequence ATGGCTACTATATTGCAAAATGACTGGGCCCCCGTATTGGCCGATGAATTCGAGAAGCCCTATTATGTAAAGCTTCGGCAGACGTTGAAGGAAGAGTATCAGACGCAGACCATTTACCCAGATATGTTTCATATATTCACAGCGTTGCACCTGACTGAATATCAGAATGCAAAGGTTGTGATCTTGGGGCAGGACCCGTATCACGGACCGGGACAAGCACATGGATTGAGCTTTTCGGTCAAGCCGGGAATCAAACCGCCGCCGTCTCTGGTCAATATCTACAAAGAGCTGAAAAGCGATGTCGGTTTTGAAATTCCCCAGCACGGTTATCTGAACCATTGGGCAAAGCAAGGCGTCATGATGCTGAACACCGTTCTGACGGTTCGTCGTGGCACTCCGAATTCGCACAAGGACATTGGCTGGGAGACGTTTACGGATCGTATTATTCATTTGCTGAACGATCGGGAGACACCACTCGTTTTCATACTGTGGGGAAAGCATGCGCAGGAGAAGGCGGCATTCATTGATCGAAACAAGCATTTCGTCATCGCCTCCCCGCATCCAAGCCCATTTTCGGCGAATCGCGGCTTTTTTGGCAGCCGCCCTTTTTCCCGGACCAATGAGTTTTTGCGTTCGCGTGGGCTTCAAGAGATTGATTGGCAGTTGCCGATGCAGGTAGAGGAAGAGTAG